The following coding sequences are from one Mesorhizobium onobrychidis window:
- a CDS encoding AI-2E family transporter, with protein sequence MIPLGKPIEQILGIGALLLLSIGCAIVLWPFLSALLWAAVICYSTWPIYTWFERTLGGHRGLAAALMTLSVALVLVAPFAIMVATLADSISSLITAATRVLDQGPPAPPHWVAGLPVVGESLAAYWERLAHNAPAFMIELKKLIGPATDIAVASGAVLGVGLLELGLSVFIAYFFYRHGRQMAAYVRGSAERIAGPRARRLLTVVGVTVQGVVYGLIGTALVQALLAGIGFWIAGVPQALLLGFLTFVLSFVPAGPPLVWGSVALWLFAQGAVWWGIFVAAWGLLLVSSIDNVLRPYLLTKSNSLPVVLGLFGFLGGILAFGFIGVFLGPTLLAVGYSLFLEWHAAEVKDRRHSKSEPPDAA encoded by the coding sequence ATGATACCCCTCGGCAAGCCAATTGAGCAGATCCTTGGGATCGGAGCCCTCCTGCTGTTGTCGATTGGTTGCGCCATCGTGCTCTGGCCCTTCCTGTCGGCCCTGTTGTGGGCGGCGGTCATATGCTACTCCACATGGCCCATCTACACGTGGTTCGAGCGGACCCTGGGCGGCCACAGAGGGCTGGCGGCCGCCCTGATGACATTGTCGGTTGCCCTTGTTCTGGTCGCACCGTTCGCCATCATGGTGGCGACACTGGCGGACAGTATAAGCAGCCTGATCACAGCGGCGACCCGCGTCCTCGATCAAGGCCCGCCGGCGCCACCGCATTGGGTTGCAGGGCTCCCGGTGGTTGGCGAGAGCCTCGCTGCCTATTGGGAAAGGTTGGCCCACAACGCGCCCGCCTTCATGATTGAGCTCAAGAAGCTGATCGGCCCCGCCACCGACATCGCCGTCGCCAGCGGGGCTGTGCTCGGCGTCGGCCTTCTCGAACTCGGTCTAAGTGTATTCATCGCGTACTTCTTCTACCGCCACGGCCGGCAGATGGCAGCGTACGTGCGCGGGAGCGCCGAACGAATCGCCGGGCCCCGCGCTCGGCGCCTGCTCACGGTCGTGGGCGTGACCGTGCAGGGCGTTGTTTACGGCTTGATCGGCACGGCACTCGTCCAAGCGCTGTTGGCCGGCATTGGTTTCTGGATCGCCGGTGTGCCTCAGGCGCTATTGCTCGGCTTCCTTACATTTGTCCTGTCGTTCGTACCGGCGGGTCCCCCGCTTGTGTGGGGCTCGGTGGCGCTGTGGCTATTTGCCCAGGGAGCCGTTTGGTGGGGCATCTTCGTCGCGGCTTGGGGCTTGCTCCTCGTCAGCAGCATTGACAATGTCCTCAGGCCCTATCTCCTCACTAAGTCCAACAGCCTGCCCGTGGTACTCGGGCTCTTCGGTTTCCTCGGCGGCATTCTCGCCTTCGGCTTCATCGGCGTGTTCCTAGGCCCAACGCTCCTGGCGGTCGGCTACAGCCTCTTCCTCGAGTGGCACGCGGCCGAGGTCAAGGACCGCAGGCATTCCAAGTCGGAGCCGCCGGATGCCGCTTGA
- a CDS encoding transglutaminase-like domain-containing protein, whose translation MLIRHGYEITLTCQQPTALVCLLSVHEDRAADIRVPETLFTTPDVPIATYRDLFGNRCRRLVAPAGDLTIWSDATIEDDGQPDRAVPGARELAVPELPDDCLVYLMGSRYCETDLLSQIAWDKFGGIAPGWDRAQAICDFVHGHIRFDYMQARSTRTAFEAFNERVGVCRDFAHLALTLCRCLNIPARYVNGHLGDIGVPVVDPMDFSAWIEVFLDGAWHTFDPRNNTPRIGRIVVARGRDAADIPLINSFGPHVLKAFRVWTYEVVPDPQ comes from the coding sequence ATGCTGATCCGCCATGGTTATGAAATCACGCTGACCTGCCAACAGCCGACTGCATTGGTATGTCTGCTGTCAGTCCACGAGGACCGCGCGGCCGACATTCGCGTTCCCGAAACGCTGTTCACCACTCCTGATGTTCCCATAGCGACCTATCGGGATCTCTTCGGCAACCGATGCCGGCGGCTTGTCGCGCCGGCGGGCGATCTGACGATTTGGAGCGATGCCACGATCGAAGATGACGGGCAACCGGACAGGGCAGTTCCTGGCGCGCGGGAACTCGCGGTGCCGGAATTGCCGGACGATTGCCTCGTCTACCTCATGGGCAGCCGCTATTGCGAAACCGACCTGCTCAGCCAGATTGCGTGGGATAAATTCGGCGGTATCGCACCCGGTTGGGATCGGGCGCAGGCGATCTGCGACTTCGTCCATGGCCACATCCGCTTCGACTACATGCAGGCCCGGTCGACACGAACCGCCTTTGAGGCATTCAACGAGCGGGTGGGCGTCTGTCGCGACTTCGCGCATCTCGCACTCACCTTGTGCCGCTGCCTCAACATTCCCGCACGCTACGTCAATGGCCATCTCGGCGACATCGGCGTTCCGGTCGTCGATCCGATGGATTTCAGCGCATGGATCGAGGTCTTCCTGGACGGTGCATGGCACACGTTCGATCCGCGCAACAACACCCCGCGGATCGGCAGGATAGTAGTCGCCCGCGGCCGTGATGCGGCCGACATACCGCTCATCAATTCCTTCGGCCCGCATGTCCTGAAGGCGTTTCGAGTTTGGACCTATGAGGTGGTTCCCGATCCGCAATAG
- a CDS encoding DUF1488 domain-containing protein: MTLSFPNPSRSFDDEHNAVRFIGHDGMSQVRFLVETGALEKSGAELRGTAPSEAKCLAAFDSMRTSIYDAARKAYSHRRRESYTLTAADFG; this comes from the coding sequence ATGACACTGTCCTTTCCGAACCCGAGCCGCAGCTTCGATGATGAGCATAACGCTGTCCGCTTCATCGGCCATGACGGCATGTCCCAAGTGCGATTCCTGGTAGAGACCGGTGCGCTAGAGAAATCGGGCGCGGAGTTGCGCGGGACAGCGCCGTCGGAGGCGAAGTGCCTCGCGGCATTCGATTCAATGCGCACGTCGATCTACGACGCAGCGCGAAAAGCCTATTCTCACCGCCGTCGCGAATCCTATACTTTGACGGCCGCCGATTTCGGGTAG
- a CDS encoding DUF1236 domain-containing protein — MRTKLFVSAATGLLFALSGAAFAQTAVTATTDLNVRAGPGPQHPVVGVVGAGASAMLNGCVEGSKWCVVSHGGGEGWVYSDYLVGDFGGQQVVLTERPADSVKVITPPSGDGGATGAVVGGTTGAVAGAIIGGPIGAAIGGVAGVAVGGTAGAAAEPPAEVRTYVTSNKVDPIYLEGEVVVGAGLPETVELREIPDYEYRYVYVNGQPVLVEPASRKIVYVLR; from the coding sequence GTGAGAACGAAACTTTTTGTTTCGGCCGCTACCGGCCTCCTGTTCGCACTGTCAGGTGCAGCCTTTGCTCAAACGGCGGTCACCGCAACGACCGACCTTAATGTTCGCGCCGGACCGGGTCCGCAGCATCCGGTCGTTGGCGTAGTCGGCGCTGGCGCGTCCGCCATGCTCAACGGATGCGTTGAGGGCAGTAAATGGTGCGTCGTCTCGCATGGCGGTGGTGAAGGCTGGGTCTATTCCGACTATCTGGTTGGCGATTTCGGCGGACAGCAGGTTGTTCTGACCGAACGTCCGGCCGATTCCGTCAAGGTGATTACTCCGCCATCAGGTGACGGCGGTGCCACGGGTGCGGTTGTCGGGGGCACAACCGGTGCGGTCGCCGGAGCGATTATCGGCGGCCCCATCGGTGCTGCGATTGGCGGCGTTGCCGGGGTAGCCGTCGGCGGAACTGCCGGGGCTGCGGCAGAACCCCCGGCTGAAGTGCGCACCTACGTCACTTCCAACAAGGTCGACCCGATCTATCTCGAAGGTGAAGTCGTGGTCGGTGCTGGACTTCCAGAAACGGTGGAACTTCGCGAGATTCCCGACTACGAATACCGCTATGTCTATGTAAATGGACAGCCGGTTCTGGTTGAGCCGGCTTCCCGCAAGATCGTCTACGTCCTACGCTAA
- a CDS encoding lipid A biosynthesis lauroyl acyltransferase — protein MVGNAFKKLRRDLAFRHGRRLRQFNYWLLARVAMTIIWLLRLLPVDSALNFADRAARRIGPWVGRHNVAIANLRNAYPEKSDREIQAIASDMWGNMARLAAEYIFLDALFDYDPAATKPGRIEVKGIEHFVHIAEEPKPHIIFTAHLGNFELLPVAAATFGMNITALFRPPNNPYLADYILSTRRSTMGSLLPSSTGASFALAAILEKGGNIGVLVDQKFSSGLETTFFGRPCESNRVLGTLARHYDCDVYPARCVRLPGNRFRLEIEDKLTLPRTAGGSVDVHGTTQLLNDVVERWVREDPGQWMWFHKRWEISGPRGKHRQARQRGEAA, from the coding sequence ATGGTCGGCAACGCCTTCAAGAAGCTCCGCCGGGACTTGGCGTTCCGCCACGGCAGGCGGCTGCGCCAGTTCAACTACTGGCTGCTTGCGCGCGTCGCGATGACGATCATTTGGCTGCTGCGTCTGCTGCCGGTCGACAGCGCGCTCAATTTCGCCGACCGCGCCGCCCGCCGCATTGGCCCGTGGGTGGGGCGCCACAACGTCGCCATCGCCAATCTGCGCAACGCCTACCCGGAAAAGAGCGACCGCGAGATCCAGGCCATCGCGTCCGACATGTGGGGCAACATGGCTCGGCTCGCCGCGGAATACATCTTTCTCGACGCCCTGTTCGACTATGATCCCGCCGCGACGAAACCGGGCCGCATCGAGGTCAAGGGGATCGAGCACTTCGTGCATATCGCCGAGGAACCGAAGCCGCATATCATCTTCACCGCGCATCTCGGCAATTTCGAACTGCTTCCGGTGGCGGCAGCCACTTTCGGCATGAACATCACGGCGCTGTTTCGTCCGCCCAACAACCCTTACCTTGCCGACTACATCCTCTCGACGCGCCGCTCGACCATGGGTTCGCTTCTGCCCTCTTCGACCGGCGCTTCGTTCGCGCTGGCGGCCATTCTGGAGAAAGGCGGCAATATCGGCGTGCTCGTCGACCAGAAATTCTCGAGCGGGCTCGAAACGACATTCTTCGGCCGCCCATGCGAGAGCAACCGGGTTCTGGGCACCCTGGCGCGCCACTATGATTGCGATGTCTATCCGGCGCGCTGCGTGCGCTTGCCGGGCAACCGCTTCCGGCTCGAGATCGAGGACAAACTGACCTTGCCGCGCACCGCCGGCGGCAGTGTCGATGTCCATGGCACCACCCAGTTGCTCAACGACGTGGTCGAGCGCTGGGTGCGCGAGGACCCCGGCCAGTGGATGTGGTTCCACAAAAGGTGGGAAATCAGCGGCCCGCGCGGAAAGCATCGCCAGGCGAGACAGCGCGGCGAAGCCGCCTGA
- a CDS encoding zinc-binding dehydrogenase — protein MRALQLIEDRRLETVDLPLPPQPALGEVTLRIKAVALNHIDVWGWRGMAFAKRKLPLVVGAEASGEVEAVGPGVSSLVPGQLVSIYGARTCGLCRACREGRDNLCEHVSGVHGFHLDGFAQEKINLPARLLVPAPPGVTDIGAAVAPVTFGTVEHMLFDNARLQPGETILIHAGGSGIGSAAIQLAKKMGCTVITTVGSNDKIDKAKALGADHVINYREDRFEGIVRKLTKKKGVDVVFEHVGADTFAASMLCLKRGGRLVTCGSTSGVSTQINLMQLFQQQLKLLGSFGCRMQNMADAMQKMAAGLVSPVIDTEVGFDGIDAALKRMEGRDVFGKIILRIG, from the coding sequence ATGCGCGCATTGCAACTTATCGAGGACCGCCGCCTTGAAACGGTGGACCTGCCGCTTCCGCCGCAGCCTGCGCTGGGCGAAGTGACGCTGCGCATCAAGGCCGTGGCGCTCAATCATATCGACGTCTGGGGCTGGCGCGGCATGGCCTTCGCCAAGCGCAAGCTGCCGCTGGTCGTCGGCGCCGAAGCTTCAGGCGAGGTCGAGGCGGTCGGCCCCGGCGTCTCCAGCCTTGTGCCCGGGCAGCTTGTGTCGATCTACGGCGCGCGCACCTGCGGGCTTTGCCGCGCCTGCCGGGAAGGCCGCGACAACCTCTGCGAGCATGTCTCGGGCGTCCACGGCTTCCATCTCGACGGCTTTGCGCAAGAGAAGATAAACCTTCCGGCGCGCCTGCTGGTCCCTGCCCCGCCCGGCGTGACGGACATTGGGGCGGCCGTCGCGCCCGTCACCTTCGGCACGGTCGAGCACATGCTGTTCGACAATGCCAGGTTGCAGCCCGGCGAAACCATCCTGATCCATGCCGGCGGCTCGGGTATCGGCTCCGCCGCGATCCAGCTGGCGAAGAAAATGGGCTGCACCGTGATCACCACGGTCGGCTCGAACGACAAGATCGACAAGGCGAAGGCGCTTGGCGCCGACCACGTCATCAACTACCGCGAGGACCGTTTCGAAGGCATCGTGCGCAAACTGACGAAGAAGAAGGGCGTCGATGTCGTTTTCGAGCATGTCGGCGCCGACACCTTTGCCGCCTCGATGCTGTGCCTGAAACGCGGCGGCCGCCTGGTGACCTGCGGCTCGACCTCGGGCGTGTCGACACAGATCAATCTGATGCAATTGTTCCAGCAGCAATTGAAGCTGCTCGGCTCCTTCGGCTGCCGCATGCAAAACATGGCCGACGCCATGCAGAAAATGGCGGCGGGGCTGGTTTCTCCGGTCATCGACACCGAAGTCGGCTTCGACGGCATCGACGCCGCGCTGAAGCGCATGGAAGGCCGTGACGTGTTCGGCAAGATCATCCTGCGCATCGGCTGA
- a CDS encoding beta-ketoacyl-ACP synthase — MTNLNDHMGRPIVAVTGIGVVTSLGVGKADNWAALTAGKSGIHPITRFPVDHLNTRISGMVDFLPSSSRGASLLTYDLAEIAAQEAVAEAGLDSGEFGGPLFLASPPVELDWSERFSLYNSDKHDIGAERLLRVARGLKELDVFETTQFGSIADRLADRFGTRGLPITLSTACASGATSIQLGVEAIRRGECDRALSIGADGSATAEALIRFSLLSALSTHNDIPEKASKPFSKDRDGFVLAEGSGALVLESLEAALARGANILGILRGCGEKADDFHRTRSKPDGSPAIAAVRAALADAGLREDEIDYVNAHGTSTPENDKMEHLSLSTVFGERIGSMPISSNKSMIGHTLSAAGAVEAAFSLMTMRESVIPPTINYDNPDPAIVLDVVPNQKRNAEVGTVLSNSFGFGGQNTCLVMAREPV, encoded by the coding sequence ATGACCAATCTGAACGATCACATGGGCAGGCCGATCGTCGCCGTCACCGGCATCGGCGTGGTGACGTCGTTGGGCGTCGGCAAGGCCGACAATTGGGCAGCGCTCACCGCGGGCAAGTCCGGCATCCATCCGATCACCCGCTTTCCGGTCGATCATCTGAACACCCGCATCTCCGGCATGGTCGATTTCCTGCCGTCGAGCTCCAGGGGCGCCAGCCTTCTGACCTACGACCTCGCCGAGATAGCCGCGCAGGAAGCCGTGGCCGAAGCCGGCCTTGATTCGGGCGAATTCGGCGGACCGCTTTTCCTTGCCTCGCCGCCGGTCGAACTCGACTGGAGCGAGCGCTTTTCGCTGTACAACTCCGACAAGCACGACATCGGCGCCGAACGGCTGCTTCGCGTGGCGCGCGGCCTGAAGGAACTCGATGTCTTCGAAACCACCCAGTTTGGTTCGATCGCCGACCGGCTCGCCGACCGTTTTGGGACACGCGGCCTGCCGATCACGCTGTCGACGGCCTGCGCCTCGGGCGCCACCTCGATCCAGCTCGGCGTCGAGGCGATCCGCCGCGGCGAATGCGATAGGGCGCTGTCGATCGGCGCCGACGGCTCGGCGACCGCCGAGGCGCTGATCCGTTTCTCGCTGCTTTCGGCACTCTCCACGCACAACGACATCCCCGAAAAAGCGTCAAAACCCTTCTCCAAGGATCGCGACGGTTTTGTCCTCGCTGAGGGTTCTGGCGCGCTGGTATTGGAATCGCTGGAGGCGGCACTCGCCCGTGGTGCAAACATCCTCGGCATCCTGCGCGGCTGCGGCGAGAAGGCCGACGATTTCCACCGCACCCGCTCGAAGCCGGACGGTTCGCCGGCGATCGCCGCGGTTCGCGCCGCGCTCGCCGATGCCGGCTTGCGCGAGGACGAGATCGATTATGTCAACGCCCACGGCACCTCGACGCCGGAAAACGACAAGATGGAGCATCTGTCGCTGTCGACCGTGTTCGGCGAGCGGATCGGCTCGATGCCGATCTCGTCGAACAAGTCGATGATCGGCCACACCCTGTCGGCCGCCGGCGCCGTCGAGGCCGCGTTTTCGCTGATGACCATGCGCGAAAGCGTCATCCCGCCGACCATCAATTACGACAATCCCGATCCGGCGATCGTGCTCGACGTGGTGCCGAACCAGAAGCGCAACGCCGAGGTCGGCACGGTGCTGTCGAACTCCTTCGGCTTCGGCGGCCAGAACACCTGTCTTGTCATGGCGCGGGAACCAGTCTAA
- a CDS encoding beta-ketoacyl-ACP synthase, whose amino-acid sequence MSPHHVVISGIGLVSSLGEGPDAHWRKLVQPGLEPVLDAARFSPYTVHPLPEIDWNLQIAKRGDQRQMETWQRLGTYAAGMALDDAGIKGNDELCTTMDMVVAAGGGERDEAVDADILAASESRNDRDVLLNEKLTTELRPTLFLAQLSNLLAGNISIVHKVTGSSRTFMGEEGAGVAAVETAAARIRSGQSTHILVGGAFQTEHSDMLLGYELAGYLHRGPWRPVWQRQGLDGGGVVTGSGGAFLVLEQREHAISRGRKIYAELGPVISGRAKRRQGELDGEIAALLRQAALPNGELLTISGASGAHTATAAEKSALDANPAIAARGFSTLTGHMKEAQFPFAVALAALAVERKAAYPAFDAATEKPFNGVPRTVLATAIGYHQFEGMALVNAA is encoded by the coding sequence ATGAGCCCCCACCACGTCGTCATATCAGGCATCGGCCTTGTCTCTTCGCTGGGAGAAGGTCCCGATGCGCATTGGCGCAAACTCGTCCAGCCCGGCCTGGAACCGGTGCTCGACGCTGCGCGCTTCTCGCCCTACACCGTCCACCCGCTGCCGGAGATCGACTGGAACCTGCAGATCGCCAAGCGCGGCGACCAGCGGCAGATGGAAACCTGGCAAAGGCTCGGCACCTACGCCGCCGGCATGGCGCTGGACGATGCCGGCATCAAGGGCAATGACGAACTCTGCACGACCATGGACATGGTGGTGGCTGCCGGCGGCGGCGAGCGCGACGAGGCGGTCGACGCCGACATTCTCGCCGCCTCGGAAAGCCGCAACGACCGCGACGTGCTGCTCAACGAGAAACTGACAACCGAATTGCGGCCGACGCTGTTTCTGGCGCAGCTTTCCAACCTGCTCGCCGGCAACATCTCGATCGTCCACAAGGTGACCGGCTCGTCGCGCACCTTCATGGGCGAGGAAGGCGCGGGCGTCGCCGCCGTCGAGACGGCCGCCGCGCGCATCCGCTCCGGCCAGTCGACGCATATACTGGTCGGCGGCGCCTTCCAGACCGAACATTCCGACATGCTGCTTGGTTATGAATTGGCCGGCTACCTGCATCGCGGCCCCTGGAGACCGGTCTGGCAAAGACAGGGCCTGGACGGCGGCGGCGTGGTGACCGGATCCGGCGGCGCGTTCCTCGTCCTGGAACAGCGCGAACATGCGATCAGCCGCGGGCGAAAGATCTATGCCGAACTCGGCCCGGTCATATCCGGACGCGCAAAACGCCGGCAGGGCGAGCTCGATGGCGAAATTGCCGCGCTGCTCAGGCAGGCGGCATTGCCGAACGGCGAGTTGCTGACGATTTCAGGCGCTTCGGGTGCCCATACCGCTACTGCTGCCGAGAAATCGGCGCTCGACGCCAATCCAGCGATTGCCGCACGCGGCTTTTCGACACTGACCGGCCACATGAAGGAAGCGCAGTTTCCCTTCGCCGTGGCGCTGGCGGCACTGGCTGTCGAGCGCAAGGCCGCCTACCCGGCTTTTGACGCCGCCACCGAGAAGCCGTTCAACGGCGTTCCCAGGACCGTCCTTGCAACGGCGATCGGCTATCACCAATTCGAGGGCATGGCGTTGGTCAACGCCGCCTAA
- a CDS encoding acyl carrier protein, whose product MSNTFAKVAKIIADTSEIDIDTIAPESHTIDDLGIDSLDFLDIVFAIDKEFGIKVPLEKWTQEVNDGKASTDDYFVMKNLCAKIDALVAAKNA is encoded by the coding sequence TTGTCCAACACGTTCGCCAAAGTCGCCAAGATCATCGCCGACACCAGTGAGATCGATATCGACACGATCGCCCCTGAAAGCCACACCATCGACGATCTCGGCATCGACAGCCTCGACTTCCTCGACATCGTCTTTGCCATCGACAAGGAATTCGGCATCAAGGTGCCGCTGGAAAAGTGGACGCAAGAGGTCAATGACGGCAAGGCCTCGACCGACGATTACTTCGTCATGAAGAACCTGTGCGCCAAGATCGACGCTCTGGTCGCGGCCAAGAACGCCTGA
- a CDS encoding histidine phosphatase family protein codes for MLRSVLALLLLVIPAAAHATEAGWALLRDGGHVVLLRHAMVTGTTDPANFDIEKCATQVNLSVRGKQQARKIGALFDARAAPVERVLSSRYCRSLDTARTAFREEPEPFAPLDLLKTDASEKAAQLEAVMNEIRAYSGSDNVVMVTHLENIMALTGISPREGEAVIVEPQGDGLRVLGRVTF; via the coding sequence ATGCTTCGATCTGTGCTGGCTCTATTGCTGCTCGTCATTCCCGCCGCGGCCCATGCGACCGAAGCCGGCTGGGCGCTGTTGCGCGACGGCGGACATGTCGTGCTGCTTCGCCATGCCATGGTCACAGGCACCACCGATCCGGCGAATTTCGACATCGAGAAATGCGCCACCCAGGTCAATCTCTCGGTGCGCGGCAAGCAGCAGGCGCGCAAGATCGGCGCGCTTTTCGACGCCCGCGCCGCACCGGTCGAGCGCGTGCTGTCCAGCCGCTATTGCCGCAGCCTCGACACGGCCCGCACGGCTTTCAGAGAAGAGCCCGAACCCTTCGCCCCGCTTGACCTGCTGAAGACCGACGCCAGCGAGAAAGCCGCCCAGCTCGAGGCGGTCATGAACGAGATCCGCGCCTATTCCGGCTCCGACAATGTGGTCATGGTCACCCATCTGGAAAACATAATGGCGCTCACCGGCATCTCGCCGCGCGAAGGCGAAGCCGTGATCGTCGAGCCGCAAGGCGACGGCCTGCGCGTGCTCGGCCGCGTCACCTTTTAA
- a CDS encoding AEC family transporter, with translation MSPLIETVLFVFGLVALGYLAGLTGYLKAEAGEAIAEFAVGVAMPLLLFRTMVNADFHGTAPWLFWGAYFAAAAVTWAAGHLVITRVFGRDARAGVVGGVSSAFSNLVLLGIPFVLGTFGPSGFEVLSLLISVHLPTMIMASIILFEIFGRGDEHVHPLRIIRRFFRKLLSNPLILGILAGWVWRITGLPLPALAVRLVDALANIAGPVALFAMGLGLCRFGISGNVRPALALSALKLMLMPAVALGLVWLFGLPPLSAKVAVVAAALPSGVNSYLIATQFNTGQALASNQMTIATACAVVTTAFWLTVVVHVFG, from the coding sequence ATGTCTCCACTCATCGAAACCGTCCTTTTTGTCTTCGGCCTTGTCGCGCTCGGCTATCTGGCCGGGCTCACCGGCTATCTGAAGGCCGAGGCGGGCGAGGCCATCGCCGAATTCGCCGTCGGGGTGGCGATGCCACTGCTTCTGTTCCGCACCATGGTCAACGCCGATTTCCATGGCACCGCACCCTGGTTGTTCTGGGGAGCCTATTTCGCGGCTGCCGCAGTGACGTGGGCCGCAGGCCACCTGGTCATCACGCGGGTGTTCGGGCGCGACGCGCGTGCCGGGGTCGTTGGCGGCGTGTCGTCGGCTTTTTCCAACCTCGTCCTGCTCGGCATCCCGTTCGTCCTCGGCACATTCGGGCCAAGTGGATTCGAAGTGCTGTCGCTGCTGATTTCCGTGCATCTTCCGACGATGATCATGGCGTCGATCATCCTGTTTGAAATCTTTGGCCGCGGTGACGAGCATGTGCATCCGCTGCGCATCATCCGGCGCTTCTTTCGAAAGCTGCTCTCCAATCCGCTGATCCTCGGCATCCTGGCTGGATGGGTATGGCGTATCACCGGCCTGCCACTGCCGGCGCTGGCCGTGCGGCTGGTCGACGCGCTGGCCAACATCGCCGGACCGGTCGCGTTGTTTGCCATGGGGCTTGGCCTGTGCCGTTTCGGCATCTCCGGCAATGTGCGTCCGGCGCTGGCGCTGTCGGCGCTGAAGCTGATGCTGATGCCGGCCGTCGCGCTCGGCCTGGTCTGGCTGTTCGGCCTGCCGCCGCTGTCGGCGAAGGTCGCGGTCGTGGCCGCCGCGCTGCCATCCGGGGTCAATTCCTACCTGATTGCGACGCAGTTCAACACCGGCCAGGCACTGGCATCGAACCAGATGACCATCGCCACCGCCTGTGCGGTCGTCACCACGGCTTTTTGGCTGACGGTGGTGGTCCACGTGTTTGGATAG
- a CDS encoding NAD-dependent succinate-semialdehyde dehydrogenase: MLQKTSHFMRQANLINGEWVQADSGQTVDVNNPATGLKIGTVPKSGKVETRRAIEAADAAFKTWRKTTALERSKLLRKLHDAMMDNQDALAELLTIEQGKSLFESKGEIGSAASYILWFAEEGRRTYGDVVPSPWADRRILVTKEPVGVIAAITPWNFPSSMLARKLGPALAAGCTAVVKPASQTPYSGLAWGALAEEVGFPKGVINILTGAAGEIGDEICANPLVKKITFTGSTEVGKILIQKSSVTVKKVSMELGGNAPFLVFDDADIERAVAGAITAKYRNSGQTCVCTNRFLVQAGVYDKFVEQLAAASNELKVGSGLDDGVQQGPLIDEKAVEKVEELIADATAKGGKVVAGGKRHALGGSFFQPTVIADATPKMRFMKEEIFGPVAPVFKFETEEEAVALANDTEFGLACYFYTGDLGRAFRVMEGLKYGMVGVNEGLITTPEAPFGGVKESGLGKEGGHQGIEDYLDTKYVCIGGLGL; encoded by the coding sequence ATGCTTCAGAAAACCAGCCATTTCATGCGCCAGGCCAATCTCATCAACGGCGAATGGGTGCAGGCCGACAGCGGCCAGACGGTCGACGTCAACAATCCGGCCACCGGCCTCAAGATCGGCACTGTGCCGAAGTCGGGCAAGGTCGAGACGCGCCGCGCCATCGAAGCCGCCGACGCCGCCTTCAAGACATGGCGCAAGACCACCGCGCTCGAGCGTTCGAAGCTGTTGCGCAAGCTGCATGACGCAATGATGGACAATCAGGATGCGCTGGCCGAACTGCTCACCATCGAGCAGGGCAAGTCGCTATTCGAATCAAAGGGCGAGATCGGTTCGGCCGCGTCCTACATCCTGTGGTTCGCCGAAGAAGGCCGCCGCACCTATGGCGATGTCGTGCCGTCGCCCTGGGCGGACCGCCGCATCTTGGTGACCAAGGAGCCGGTCGGCGTCATCGCCGCCATCACGCCGTGGAATTTCCCGTCCTCGATGCTGGCCCGCAAGCTCGGCCCAGCACTTGCCGCCGGCTGCACCGCGGTCGTCAAACCGGCGTCGCAGACGCCTTATTCCGGCCTCGCCTGGGGGGCGCTTGCCGAGGAAGTCGGCTTCCCCAAAGGCGTTATCAACATCCTGACCGGTGCCGCCGGCGAGATCGGCGACGAGATCTGCGCCAACCCGCTGGTCAAGAAGATCACCTTCACCGGCTCGACCGAGGTCGGCAAGATCCTGATCCAGAAGTCGTCCGTCACCGTCAAGAAGGTATCGATGGAACTCGGCGGCAACGCGCCGTTCCTCGTCTTCGACGATGCCGACATCGAGCGTGCCGTCGCCGGCGCAATCACCGCCAAATACCGCAATTCCGGCCAGACCTGCGTCTGCACCAACCGCTTCCTGGTTCAGGCTGGTGTCTACGACAAGTTCGTCGAACAGCTCGCCGCTGCCAGCAACGAGCTGAAGGTCGGTTCCGGCCTCGACGACGGCGTGCAGCAGGGGCCGCTGATCGACGAGAAGGCGGTGGAAAAGGTCGAGGAACTGATCGCCGACGCTACCGCCAAGGGCGGCAAGGTCGTCGCCGGCGGCAAGCGCCATGCACTGGGCGGCTCGTTCTTCCAGCCGACGGTGATCGCCGACGCGACGCCGAAGATGCGCTTCATGAAGGAAGAGATCTTTGGCCCGGTCGCGCCGGTGTTCAAGTTCGAAACCGAAGAGGAAGCCGTGGCACTCGCCAACGACACCGAATTCGGCCTCGCCTGCTATTTCTACACCGGCGATCTCGGTCGCGCCTTCCGGGTCATGGAAGGGCTGAAATACGGCATGGTCGGCGTCAACGAAGGCCTCATCACCACGCCTGAGGCACCGTTCGGCGGCGTCAAGGAATCGGGCCTCGGCAAGGAAGGCGGACATCAGGGCATCGAGGATTATCTCGACACCAAATATGTCTGCATCGGCGGCCTCGGCCTCTGA